One part of the Bacteroidota bacterium genome encodes these proteins:
- a CDS encoding MCE family protein has translation MKISKEIKTGILVVISLAIFVYGFNFLKGKDVFSSRDIYYAIYPQVSGIVESNPVQVNGFKVGRIKKIELLDTTGRLLVTMAISDQKLHITKGTVAKIVSSDLLGAKAIELVLGKSNGYVKDGDTLLSEIDPSLQESVNATIKPLKDKAEKLIASIDSIMLVVQAVLDKGTRENLNKSFESIKHALETFDRTAMRLDTMIASERYKLSIIFSKVESISSNLAANNDNISTAIKNFSAISDTLAKANISRTIENANKALSQVSGVMEKINKGEGSAGMLVHDDKLYKNLTSASGSLDSLLKDMDEHPKRYFSVFGRDKGKKKKK, from the coding sequence ATGAAAATCTCCAAAGAAATAAAAACAGGTATCCTTGTTGTCATTTCCCTTGCCATTTTTGTTTACGGATTTAATTTTCTGAAAGGGAAAGATGTTTTTTCCAGTCGCGATATTTACTACGCAATTTATCCTCAGGTGAGCGGAATTGTTGAATCAAATCCCGTTCAGGTGAACGGATTCAAAGTGGGAAGAATAAAAAAGATTGAACTGCTGGATACAACCGGGCGGCTTCTTGTAACGATGGCAATCTCCGACCAGAAACTTCACATCACAAAAGGAACAGTTGCAAAAATTGTTAGTTCAGATTTATTAGGTGCAAAAGCAATTGAACTGGTTCTCGGAAAAAGTAATGGCTATGTAAAAGATGGAGATACGCTCTTGTCAGAAATTGACCCATCGCTTCAGGAATCAGTAAATGCAACAATTAAACCTTTAAAAGACAAAGCGGAAAAATTAATTGCTTCTATTGATTCTATCATGCTTGTTGTTCAGGCAGTTCTTGATAAAGGCACACGGGAAAATCTGAACAAAAGTTTTGAAAGCATCAAGCACGCTCTCGAAACATTTGACCGAACTGCCATGCGCCTGGATACGATGATTGCTTCCGAGCGGTATAAACTTTCAATTATATTTTCGAAAGTTGAATCCATTTCTTCCAACCTTGCTGCGAACAATGACAATATTTCCACAGCGATAAAAAACTTTTCCGCCATCAGCGACACACTTGCGAAAGCAAATATTTCACGCACCATCGAGAATGCCAACAAGGCACTGAGCCAGGTTTCAGGTGTTATGGAAAAAATTAATAAAGGGGAGGGTTCGGCAGGAATGCTGGTGCATGATGATAAGCTATACAAAAATTTAACCTCCGCGTCTGGCAGTCTGGATAGTTTGCTGAAGGATATGGATGAGCATCCGAAAAGATATTTCTCTGTCTTCGGAAGGGATAAAGGAAAGAAAAAGAAAAAATAA
- a CDS encoding transketolase, which yields MRKEFSAAIEKISAKDESIIFITGDLGYNAFECLQQSLGNRFINAGVAEQNMVSVAAGMASHGYKVFCYSIAPFIVYRCLEQFRNDVCMHNLPVFLVGNGGGYGYGIMGPTHHALEDIGCMSSMQNVKCWVPSFNDEVEIVLKKIITEKKPTYLRLNNSQNAPAGFSSANCINSVIKSSNPKATIISTGPVINNVIKSLANKNISGKCNLFSASYFPLELSDEFILSVNSTNNLLVVEEHVSAGGLAQQLSLKLLENRLKINKFVSLHARGYPNGLFGDQHYHQEQSGIDADNISKVLTEMF from the coding sequence GTGAGAAAAGAGTTTTCAGCTGCAATCGAGAAAATTTCTGCTAAAGATGAATCTATCATTTTCATTACTGGCGATTTGGGTTATAATGCTTTTGAGTGTCTTCAACAATCATTAGGCAACCGCTTTATTAACGCTGGCGTTGCTGAACAGAACATGGTTAGCGTGGCTGCGGGAATGGCATCTCATGGCTATAAAGTTTTTTGCTACAGTATTGCTCCATTTATTGTTTACCGCTGCTTGGAACAGTTTCGAAATGATGTTTGCATGCACAATCTTCCTGTCTTTTTAGTTGGCAATGGCGGTGGATACGGTTATGGAATAATGGGTCCTACTCATCACGCACTTGAAGACATTGGATGTATGAGCAGTATGCAAAACGTGAAATGCTGGGTGCCTTCATTTAATGATGAAGTTGAAATTGTTCTAAAAAAAATAATAACAGAAAAAAAACCAACTTATTTAAGATTAAATAATAGCCAGAACGCACCTGCCGGTTTTTCTTCAGCGAACTGTATTAATTCTGTTATAAAATCATCTAACCCCAAAGCAACTATTATTTCTACGGGCCCGGTAATTAATAATGTGATTAAATCTTTAGCAAATAAAAATATATCAGGCAAGTGTAACCTGTTTTCTGCATCCTATTTTCCTCTTGAATTGTCAGATGAATTTATTCTGTCCGTAAACTCAACCAACAACTTACTTGTCGTGGAAGAGCATGTTTCTGCAGGAGGTTTAGCGCAACAGCTATCATTGAAACTGCTGGAGAACAGACTGAAGATTAATAAATTTGTTTCATTGCATGCAAGAGGATATCCGAATGGTTTATTTGGAGATCAGCATTATCATCAGGAACAGTCGGGGATAGATGCTGATAATATTTCGAAAGTGTTAACAGAAATGTTTTGA
- a CDS encoding transketolase: MISEKNPKLLQKELRKKILDLHFSANAGHIGCSLSCIDILIATLVLQKKEDDIFILSKGHAASALYVCLNHLGEISNEQLKTFYKNGTALPAHPAPQKFKSIPFGIGSLGHGFSLGAGVAKAKKISEETGFVFVVMSDGETNEGTTWEAGHFARQHKLDNLLLFVDKNKLQGFGETKDVLGDTCKEESWTALGFDVYTVDGHNIEEIINKMEIIKQSKNDSPKIIIAETIKGKGVSFMENKLDWHYLPMSAELYQRALKEILEKYSL, translated from the coding sequence ATGATTTCAGAAAAGAATCCTAAACTTCTTCAGAAAGAGCTAAGAAAAAAAATTCTCGATTTGCATTTTTCTGCAAATGCAGGACATATTGGTTGTTCTCTGAGTTGCATAGATATATTAATTGCCACATTGGTTCTTCAAAAGAAAGAAGATGATATTTTTATTTTGTCGAAAGGACACGCAGCTTCAGCCTTATATGTTTGTTTGAATCATCTTGGTGAAATTTCAAATGAACAATTAAAAACTTTTTATAAAAATGGCACTGCACTTCCTGCGCATCCTGCTCCGCAAAAATTTAAAAGCATTCCATTTGGTATTGGTTCGCTGGGACATGGATTTTCATTGGGAGCAGGTGTTGCAAAAGCAAAAAAAATATCTGAAGAAACTGGATTTGTATTTGTCGTAATGTCAGATGGGGAAACAAATGAAGGAACAACCTGGGAGGCAGGACATTTTGCGCGTCAACATAAGCTGGATAATCTTTTACTTTTTGTGGATAAAAATAAATTGCAGGGCTTTGGAGAAACTAAAGATGTTCTCGGAGATACATGCAAAGAAGAAAGCTGGACAGCTCTTGGTTTTGATGTTTATACTGTTGATGGACATAACATTGAAGAGATAATAAATAAGATGGAGATTATTAAACAATCAAAAAATGACAGTCCTAAAATCATCATTGCGGAAACTATAAAAGGGAAGGGAGTTTCATTTATGGAAAATAAATTAGATTGGCATTATTTGCCTATGTCAGCAGAATTATATCAAAGAGCATTAAAAGAGATTTTGGAAAAATATTCCTTATAA
- a CDS encoding gliding motility-associated C-terminal domain-containing protein, protein MVSVLGECYCVFSQGIWTQKANFGGAPRYAAAGFSIGTKGYIGTGAAHWLGPFYNDFWEWDQATNVWTQKANYGGIAKGAAIGFSIGNKGYIGTGSTQLNPSCACYVDFWEYDPSTNVWTQKANFTGTARSFAIGFSIGTKGYVGTGFDGGNTNDFWEWDQATNTWTQKSNFAGAIRCVAFGYSIGTKGYIGTGWNSGQHYNDFWEWDQATNTWTQKANFTSTLRAECVGFSIGNYLYVGTGTINVGTGPCLTDFWQYDPSTNIWTQMTSFPGGAREVSVGFSIGCYGYIGTGWTNDIPATIKNDFWEFIPPSGGIPVIIINSTNVSICNGQSVTLTASGGTNYSWSNGSTTNPIVITPTTSSTYSVIASNSCGSDTASILITITQQPIATVSGNATICMGQNSTLLASGGTNYSWTTGSTSSAITVSPTTTTSYTVIETNACGTDTAKITVLVNPSPLVFISGNTSICSDDSTTLTVSGGTTYLWSNGSTATSVVLNPSSTSSYSVLVSNTKGCTGTNSVSVTVYPNPATTISGNNTLCIGDNTTLSASGGGIYQWNNGTTGAMITVSPSSTTSYSVTVTSANGCTSSTSDTVSVFPAPTTSISGITNFCQGQMTTLCASGGGNYSWSTGATTSSIVVNNSGTYSVVVSIGSCADSASASIIVNPNPIANAGTNVTITAGSTTTLSASGGTIYSWSNGETTSSIIVSPPITSVYCVTVIDSNGCSDSSCDTVTVKTVDCTEEMYLPNAFSPNEDNENDILLPLGTKCVKTFSLIIYNRWGEKVFETIDVSKSWDGTFNGKKEISAVYTYYIEGAYSSGKVFLKKGNVSLVR, encoded by the coding sequence ATGGTGTCAGTGTTAGGAGAATGCTATTGTGTATTTTCTCAGGGAATCTGGACTCAAAAAGCAAACTTTGGCGGTGCACCAAGATATGCCGCTGCAGGATTTTCAATCGGCACAAAAGGTTATATAGGAACAGGGGCTGCTCATTGGCTGGGTCCGTTCTATAATGATTTCTGGGAATGGGATCAGGCAACGAATGTATGGACTCAGAAAGCAAACTATGGTGGAATTGCAAAGGGAGCTGCCATCGGATTTTCCATAGGCAATAAAGGATACATTGGTACCGGTTCAACACAATTAAATCCATCCTGCGCATGTTATGTTGATTTTTGGGAATATGATCCTTCCACAAACGTATGGACTCAGAAAGCAAATTTTACCGGAACAGCCAGATCGTTTGCTATTGGTTTTTCTATCGGAACAAAAGGATATGTTGGTACGGGATTCGATGGCGGAAATACAAATGATTTCTGGGAATGGGATCAGGCAACGAATACATGGACACAAAAATCCAACTTTGCAGGTGCTATACGATGTGTTGCATTTGGATATTCAATTGGAACCAAAGGATATATTGGCACTGGGTGGAACAGTGGACAACACTATAATGATTTTTGGGAATGGGATCAGGCAACTAATACCTGGACGCAAAAAGCAAATTTTACAAGTACGCTACGAGCAGAATGTGTAGGATTTTCCATAGGAAATTATTTATATGTAGGAACAGGAACTATCAATGTGGGAACAGGTCCATGCCTGACTGATTTTTGGCAATACGATCCATCTACAAATATTTGGACGCAGATGACAAGTTTTCCTGGAGGAGCACGAGAAGTTTCAGTAGGTTTTTCAATCGGTTGCTATGGTTACATTGGTACTGGCTGGACAAATGATATTCCCGCTACGATAAAAAATGATTTCTGGGAATTTATTCCTCCAAGCGGTGGCATTCCGGTTATTATAATCAACAGTACAAATGTGTCTATTTGTAACGGACAGTCAGTAACTCTCACCGCAAGCGGAGGAACAAATTATTCATGGAGCAATGGTTCTACCACCAATCCAATTGTTATTACTCCAACTACTTCTTCTACCTATTCAGTAATTGCAAGTAATTCATGCGGGAGCGATACTGCTTCTATCCTCATTACAATTACTCAGCAACCAATCGCAACTGTTTCAGGTAATGCAACTATTTGCATGGGACAAAATTCGACTTTACTGGCAAGTGGCGGAACTAATTATTCTTGGACCACCGGTTCTACCTCAAGCGCAATAACGGTTTCTCCTACTACAACAACTTCCTACACTGTGATTGAAACAAATGCATGTGGAACTGATACTGCAAAAATTACCGTATTGGTTAATCCATCTCCTTTAGTTTTCATATCAGGCAACACTTCTATTTGTTCTGACGATTCAACAACACTTACAGTTTCTGGCGGAACAACTTATCTATGGAGCAATGGAAGCACTGCCACGTCAGTTGTTTTAAATCCTTCGTCAACTTCTTCTTATTCCGTTTTAGTTTCAAATACCAAGGGGTGCACGGGAACAAATTCTGTAAGTGTAACCGTTTATCCTAATCCGGCTACAACCATCTCCGGAAACAATACGCTTTGCATCGGTGATAATACAACCCTCTCTGCATCGGGTGGAGGAATTTATCAATGGAATAACGGCACAACAGGAGCAATGATTACCGTTTCACCTTCTTCAACCACCAGTTATTCTGTAACTGTTACAAGTGCCAACGGATGCACAAGTTCAACTTCAGATACAGTTTCAGTTTTCCCTGCTCCCACAACAAGTATTTCCGGCATTACAAATTTTTGTCAGGGTCAAATGACAACACTTTGCGCATCAGGTGGGGGAAATTATAGTTGGAGTACCGGAGCAACTACATCTTCTATTGTCGTAAATAATTCCGGCACTTATTCAGTAGTAGTTTCAATTGGCAGTTGTGCAGACAGTGCTTCGGCTTCAATAATTGTTAATCCAAATCCAATAGCTAATGCCGGAACAAACGTAACCATCACTGCAGGAAGCACCACCACGCTAAGCGCAAGCGGGGGAACAATTTATTCATGGAGCAATGGAGAAACCACATCCTCTATTATCGTTTCGCCTCCTATCACATCCGTTTATTGCGTAACAGTTATTGATTCAAATGGCTGTTCAGATTCTTCATGTGATACAGTTACAGTAAAGACAGTTGATTGTACAGAAGAAATGTATCTTCCCAATGCTTTTTCTCCTAATGAAGATAACGAAAACGATATTCTTCTGCCATTGGGAACAAAATGTGTGAAAACCTTTTCGCTTATCATTTACAACCGCTGGGGAGAAAAAGTTTTTGAAACAATTGATGTTTCAAAAAGCTGGGATGGAACATTTAATGGGAAAAAAGAAATCTCAGCTGTTTATACTTACTACATTGAAGGTGCATATAGTTCAGGAAAGGTTTTTTTGAAAAAAGGAAATGTTTCTTTAGTCCGATAA
- a CDS encoding GDP-mannose 4,6-dehydratase: MKKAIVVGHTGQDGTYLSSLLREKKYEVVGIDIKEVSENKFGIKHVDVLQMPHVENLLQKTQPDEIYFLAAVHQSSSEKPVEDGELFQMSLNLNVKALINFLEGIRKHSKHSRIFYAGSSHVFGSPVLSPQDERTPFQPDCIYGITKTAGIRACHFYRENHEIFASVGIFYNHESSLRESKYVSKKIVETAVSIKYGKKNELILGNLESQIDWGYAPDYMRAVHSMMQLSCADDFVISSGTIHTINDFVTVVFVYLGLDWTKFVKVNPSLITKKQKLNLFGNNQKIRKATGWSPSIDFNELTKILVDEELKKHGSK; the protein is encoded by the coding sequence ATGAAGAAAGCCATTGTTGTCGGACATACTGGCCAGGATGGCACCTATCTTTCTTCTCTGCTTCGTGAAAAAAAGTATGAGGTAGTAGGTATTGATATCAAAGAGGTATCAGAAAATAAATTTGGAATCAAGCATGTGGATGTGCTGCAAATGCCTCATGTGGAGAATCTTCTTCAGAAAACTCAACCGGATGAAATTTACTTTCTGGCTGCAGTTCATCAGTCTTCTTCAGAGAAGCCGGTAGAAGACGGTGAGCTTTTTCAGATGAGTTTGAATTTGAATGTAAAGGCACTGATAAATTTTCTGGAAGGCATCAGAAAGCATTCCAAGCATAGTAGAATATTTTATGCCGGTTCATCACATGTTTTTGGAAGCCCGGTTCTATCTCCTCAGGATGAACGAACCCCATTTCAACCCGATTGTATTTATGGCATAACAAAAACTGCTGGGATAAGAGCCTGTCATTTTTACAGGGAAAATCATGAGATATTCGCAAGTGTCGGGATATTTTATAATCATGAATCATCCTTGCGCGAATCAAAATATGTTTCAAAAAAAATTGTTGAAACTGCTGTGTCAATAAAGTACGGGAAGAAAAACGAACTTATCCTTGGAAATCTTGAATCTCAGATTGACTGGGGATATGCACCTGATTACATGCGGGCTGTTCACTCGATGATGCAGTTATCCTGTGCCGATGACTTTGTTATTTCAAGCGGAACCATTCATACAATAAATGATTTTGTTACGGTGGTATTTGTTTATTTAGGACTTGATTGGACTAAATTTGTAAAAGTAAACCCCTCACTTATTACAAAGAAGCAAAAACTAAATCTTTTTGGAAACAACCAAAAAATAAGAAAAGCGACAGGATGGTCTCCAAGTATTGATTTTAATGAACTCACAAAAATTCTGGTTGACGAAGAATTAAAAAAGCATGGCTCAAAGTAA
- a CDS encoding class I SAM-dependent methyltransferase, which translates to MTTYIEKICLLCGNNKNVKIKFEQNFKTENINSKTFSARRVSEHYHYRILECSVCGLVFSSPILPFDEISKLYKESRQTYDEETNDIAYSYMLYINQNSNLFKRGRVLEVGCGNGFFLNSLKKNGFKEVHGVEPSEEAVAKAGEFRSLILNSMIETENYPENYFDLICCFQTLDHLANPFEMLKRFYRLLLPGGMVYIIVHNQKGMQAKVFGEKSPIYDVEHIYLFNKNTLSHLCMLAGFQVVKIFSIKNIYSLSYWIKMTPLPFKTILSKLVSLIGMANFKVGIHPGNIGIFIQKPEL; encoded by the coding sequence ATGACTACCTATATTGAAAAAATATGTTTGTTATGTGGGAATAATAAAAATGTAAAAATAAAATTTGAACAAAACTTTAAAACGGAAAATATAAACTCGAAAACATTTTCTGCACGAAGAGTTTCTGAGCATTACCATTACCGTATTCTTGAATGCAGTGTATGCGGTTTAGTATTTTCTTCCCCCATTCTTCCATTTGATGAAATAAGCAAGCTGTATAAAGAAAGCCGTCAAACCTACGATGAAGAAACAAATGATATTGCATATTCATATATGTTATATATAAATCAAAACAGCAATTTATTTAAACGTGGCAGAGTTTTGGAAGTAGGATGCGGCAATGGTTTTTTTCTGAATTCGTTAAAAAAAAATGGATTCAAAGAAGTGCATGGCGTTGAACCATCTGAGGAAGCGGTTGCAAAAGCTGGAGAATTTCGCTCATTGATTTTAAATAGTATGATAGAAACTGAAAATTACCCGGAAAACTATTTTGATTTAATTTGTTGTTTTCAAACTCTTGATCATTTAGCGAACCCATTTGAGATGCTGAAAAGATTTTATCGTTTGCTTTTGCCTGGAGGCATGGTTTATATCATTGTTCACAATCAAAAAGGAATGCAGGCAAAAGTTTTTGGAGAAAAATCTCCTATATATGATGTTGAGCACATTTATCTTTTCAATAAAAATACTTTATCGCATCTTTGTATGTTGGCTGGATTTCAGGTTGTGAAAATATTTAGTATTAAAAATATTTATTCATTATCTTATTGGATTAAAATGACTCCGCTTCCATTCAAAACGATTTTGTCTAAACTTGTTTCTTTAATCGGAATGGCAAATTTTAAAGTCGGAATTCATCCCGGAAACATTGGAATATTCATTCAAAAACCAGAACTGTAA
- a CDS encoding class I SAM-dependent methyltransferase has protein sequence MYKEIIKCRICGNKNLVPLINLGVQALTGVFPKSKSDKITSGPLELVKCHPENANDDVCHLVQLRHSYSSSEMYGMNYGYRSGLNQSMVKHLTSIVNEIISTVDLRKNDLIVDIGSNDSTLLQQYPNDKGLLLAGIDPTGTKFQKYYPSHIDLIPDFFSFDNINNKFPGKKAKVITSIAMFYDLEDPISFVKQIRDTLADDGIWVFEQSYLPAMLETNSYDTICHEHVEYYSLRQIKYMLDKVGFKIIDVVLNDVNGGSFRITAAKNNSSHNPKQSVAKYESAENELMLDTLNPYEIFKQNIEQHRQELIALIRRIQMEGKKIFGYGASTKGNVILQYCGLTLNDVPFIAEVNEDKFGSYAPFTLIPIISEKEAWQMKPDYFLVLPWHFRKGILEKENEFLKSGGKFIFPLPKIEIVDK, from the coding sequence ATGTATAAAGAAATTATAAAATGCAGAATCTGCGGAAACAAAAATTTGGTTCCGCTTATAAATCTTGGGGTGCAAGCACTAACAGGTGTATTTCCTAAAAGCAAGTCTGATAAAATTACTTCTGGTCCTTTGGAATTAGTGAAGTGCCATCCTGAAAATGCAAATGATGATGTTTGCCATTTGGTGCAGCTTCGCCATTCCTATAGCAGCAGCGAGATGTATGGAATGAATTACGGCTATCGTTCGGGATTGAATCAATCTATGGTAAAACATTTGACATCTATTGTTAATGAGATTATTTCTACAGTTGATTTGAGAAAAAATGATTTAATAGTTGACATTGGAAGCAATGATAGTACATTGTTGCAGCAATATCCAAACGATAAAGGATTACTGCTGGCAGGCATTGATCCAACAGGAACAAAGTTTCAAAAATATTATCCTTCTCATATTGATTTGATTCCCGACTTTTTTTCTTTTGATAATATTAATAATAAATTTCCTGGAAAAAAAGCAAAAGTTATAACTTCCATAGCCATGTTTTATGATTTGGAAGATCCCATTTCTTTCGTGAAACAGATCCGCGATACACTTGCGGATGACGGTATCTGGGTTTTTGAACAAAGTTATTTGCCCGCCATGCTTGAAACAAATTCATATGATACTATTTGTCATGAACATGTTGAATATTATTCGTTGAGGCAAATAAAATACATGCTGGACAAAGTTGGTTTTAAGATAATTGATGTGGTGCTTAACGATGTGAATGGCGGAAGTTTCAGAATCACTGCCGCAAAAAATAATTCTTCGCATAATCCCAAGCAAAGCGTAGCGAAATATGAATCGGCAGAAAATGAATTAATGCTTGATACATTAAACCCTTATGAAATTTTCAAACAAAATATTGAACAGCATAGGCAGGAACTAATTGCTTTGATTCGCAGAATTCAAATGGAAGGAAAAAAAATATTTGGTTACGGAGCATCTACAAAAGGAAATGTGATTTTACAATATTGCGGGCTTACTCTAAATGATGTTCCTTTTATTGCGGAAGTGAACGAGGATAAATTCGGCTCTTATGCACCGTTTACACTTATTCCGATTATCTCTGAAAAAGAAGCATGGCAGATGAAACCGGATTATTTTCTGGTTCTTCCTTGGCATTTCAGAAAAGGAATCCTTGAAAAAGAAAATGAATTTTTAAAATCGGGAGGGAAGTTTATTTTCCCGCTTCCAAAAATTGAAATTGTTGATAAATGA
- a CDS encoding NAD-dependent epimerase/dehydratase family protein, with protein sequence MAASNNVIEEKINFLKGPIFIFGSSGFIGANLLDVILKYRKDCYAITHDVRHAWRLKLLNIPPENILYCDLLIKNSVIELLERNKPQTIFNLAAYGSYSKENEVGLIYETNLIGTLNILQHLGQIAAYVHAGSSSEYGLNSESPFENDEMIPNSHYAVSKVSTGYLLKHYGKIHQLPVVNLRLYSVYGPWEEPDRFIPQLIENAKQKKLPVLVSPYISRDFLFIDDCIVAFINAAYYMNSSLYGESINIGTGKKNTIKETVDYVIELFGLNIQANWGSMPDRKWDLKNWYGNYEKANRLLFWHPTVELKEGLLKTSQWQDSQNYSSTILPAFQEPKQVNKISCVIACYKDEPAITIMYERLKKVFSELKIRYEIIFVNDASPDNSQQVLSEICNNDSDVVAITHSRNFGSQSAFLSGMEISTGDAVVLMDGDLQDPPEIIPRMYEKWIAGNEVVYGRRVKREASAFMNASYKLFYKIFSRLSYVDIPSDAGDFSMIDRKVVNELLKLPEKDQFLRGLRAWVGFSQTGVDYVRPERMFGKSTNNWRKNIWWAKKAMFSFSFIPLEILSYMGFILTGISFLALIAQIIIRFLYPDIPHGVTTIIVLILFFGGVQLLAISILGEYLSKVFEETKGRPKFIRRSVIYKGKKLETPSEIQSLVNVVK encoded by the coding sequence ATGGCTGCATCAAATAATGTCATTGAAGAAAAGATTAATTTCCTGAAAGGACCCATTTTTATTTTTGGTTCCAGCGGATTTATTGGCGCTAATCTATTAGATGTGATCTTAAAATACCGAAAGGATTGCTATGCAATCACTCATGATGTGAGACACGCATGGCGTCTTAAGCTTCTGAATATTCCTCCTGAAAATATTTTATATTGTGATTTACTTATTAAAAATTCTGTTATTGAACTTTTAGAAAGAAATAAGCCGCAAACTATTTTTAATCTTGCAGCGTACGGTAGCTATTCAAAAGAGAACGAAGTCGGCTTGATTTATGAAACTAACCTGATTGGAACATTAAATATCTTACAGCATCTCGGGCAGATTGCTGCCTATGTTCATGCAGGAAGTAGTTCAGAATACGGATTGAATTCTGAAAGCCCTTTTGAGAATGATGAGATGATCCCCAACAGCCATTATGCAGTTTCAAAAGTTTCAACTGGATATTTATTAAAACATTACGGCAAAATTCATCAGTTGCCGGTTGTCAATTTGAGATTGTATTCTGTGTATGGACCATGGGAAGAACCAGATCGATTTATTCCACAACTCATAGAAAATGCAAAGCAAAAAAAACTGCCCGTTTTGGTTTCTCCTTACATAAGCCGGGATTTTTTATTCATTGATGATTGTATTGTTGCTTTTATAAATGCAGCTTACTATATGAATTCCTCTTTATATGGGGAGTCGATTAATATAGGTACGGGAAAAAAAAATACTATCAAAGAAACTGTAGATTATGTGATTGAATTATTTGGGCTGAACATTCAGGCGAATTGGGGAAGTATGCCTGATAGGAAATGGGATTTGAAAAACTGGTACGGCAATTATGAGAAAGCAAATCGCTTACTATTCTGGCATCCAACAGTTGAATTAAAAGAAGGATTGTTAAAAACGAGCCAGTGGCAGGATTCGCAAAATTATTCTTCAACAATACTTCCGGCATTTCAAGAACCGAAACAGGTTAATAAAATTTCCTGCGTGATTGCCTGCTATAAAGATGAACCGGCAATCACTATTATGTATGAGCGGCTTAAAAAGGTATTTTCAGAACTGAAAATCAGGTATGAAATAATTTTTGTCAACGATGCTTCTCCAGACAATTCCCAGCAAGTGTTATCGGAAATTTGTAATAACGATTCAGATGTTGTTGCAATTACTCATTCCAGAAATTTTGGTTCTCAATCAGCATTTTTAAGCGGAATGGAAATATCAACCGGTGATGCAGTAGTTCTTATGGATGGCGATTTGCAAGACCCGCCTGAAATTATTCCCCGCATGTATGAAAAATGGATTGCTGGCAATGAAGTAGTGTATGGAAGGCGTGTAAAAAGAGAAGCATCGGCATTCATGAACGCATCTTATAAATTATTTTATAAAATTTTCAGTCGCTTATCTTATGTAGATATTCCATCAGATGCCGGAGATTTTTCAATGATAGACAGGAAGGTAGTAAATGAGTTGCTGAAACTTCCGGAGAAAGATCAATTCCTGCGCGGGCTCAGAGCATGGGTTGGATTCTCGCAAACGGGAGTTGACTATGTTCGACCAGAAAGAATGTTTGGTAAAAGCACTAACAATTGGAGAAAAAATATTTGGTGGGCAAAAAAAGCAATGTTCTCTTTCAGTTTCATCCCGCTTGAAATTTTAAGTTATATGGGATTTATTTTAACAGGGATTTCTTTTTTGGCGCTTATTGCTCAGATAATAATTAGATTTCTTTATCCTGACATACCTCATGGAGTAACTACAATTATTGTTCTGATATTATTTTTTGGCGGAGTGCAGCTTTTAGCCATATCTATATTGGGAGAATATCTATCCAAGGTTTTTGAAGAAACGAAAGGACGCCCAAAGTTCATCAGAAGATCAGTCATTTACAAAGGGAAAAAATTGGAAACCCCTTCTGAAATTCAAAGTTTAGTTAATGTGGTGAAGTAA